The Pelobates fuscus isolate aPelFus1 chromosome 2, aPelFus1.pri, whole genome shotgun sequence genome has a segment encoding these proteins:
- the FBXO11 gene encoding F-box only protein 11 isoform X1, which produces MNSVRAANRRPRRVSRPRPVQPERNNAGERDEVPADMVAEESGPGAQNSPYQLRRKTLVPKRTACPTKSSMEGASTSTTENFGHRAKRARVSGKSQDLPAAPAEQYLQEKLPDEVVLKIFSYLLEQDLCRAACVCKRFSELANDPILWKRLYMEVFEYTRPMMHPEPGKFFQINPEEYEHPNPWKESFQQLYKGAHVKPGFAEHFYSNPTRYKGRENMLYYDTIEDALGGVQEAHFDGLIFVHSGIYTDEWIYIESPITMIGAAPGKVADKVIIENTRDSTFVFMEGSEDAYVGYMTIRFNPDDKSAQHHNAHHCLEITVNCSPVIDHCIIRSTCTVGSAVCVSGQGACPTIKHCNISDCENVGLYITDHAQGIYEDNEISNNALAGIWVKNHGNPIIRRNHIHHGRDVGVFTFDHGMGYFESCNIHRNRIAGFEVKAYANPTVVRCEIHHGQTGGIYVHEKGRGQFLENKIYANNFAGVWITSNSDPTIRGNAIFNGNQGGVYIFGDGRGLIEENDIYGNALAGIQIRTNSCPIVRHNKIHDGQHGGIYVHEKGQGVIEENEVYSNTLAGVWVTTGSTPVLRRNRIHSGKQVGVYFYDNGHGILEDNDIYNHMYSGVQIRTGSNPKIRRNKIWGGQNGGILVYNSGLGYIEDNEIFDNAMAGVWIKTDSNPTLRRNKIHDGRDGGICIFNGGRGVLEENDIFRNAQAGVLISTNSHPILRKNRIFDGFAAGIEITNHATATLEGNQIFNNRFGGLFLASGVNVTMKDNKIMNNQDAIEKAVNRGQCLYKISSYTSYPMHDFYRCHTCNTTDRNAICVNCIKKCHQGHDVEFIRHDRFFCDCGAGTLSNPCTLAGEPTHDTDTLYDSAPPIESNTLQHN; this is translated from the exons GGTGCTTCCACCTCAACAACTGAAAACTTTGGCCATAGAGCAAAACGTGCCAGAGTGTCTGGGAAATCCCAGGATCTGCCTG caGCCCCTGCAGAGCAATATCTTCAAGAAAAACTACCAGATGAGGTGGTTCTGAAGATCTTTTCTTACCTGCTGGAGCAGGATCTTTGTAGAGCAGCTTGTGTGTGCAAGCGTTTCAGCGAACTTGCAAATGATCCGATTTTGTG GAAACGATTGTATATGGAAGTATTTGAATATACACGTCCAATGATGCATCCTGAACCTGGGAAATTTTTTCAAATTAACCCTGAAGAATATGAGCATCCAAACCCTTGGAAAGAAAGCTTTCAGCAATTG TATAAAGGTGCACATGTTAAACCAGGATTTGCAGAACATTTTTACAGTAACCCTACAAGATACAAAGGGAGAGAAAATATGTTG TACTATGATACAATTGAAGATGCTTTGGGTGGCGTTCAGGAAGCTCATTTTGATGGACTCATTTTCGTCCATTCTGGAATCTACACGGATGAATGGATTTACATAGAGTCTCCTATAACGATGATTGGTGCAG cACCAGGAAAAGTTGCAGACAAGGTCATAATAGAAAACACTAGAGACTCAACGTTTGTATTTATGGAGGGGTCAGAAGATGCCTATGTTGGTTACATGACAATTAGG tttAACCCTGATGATAAATCAGCCCAGCACCATAACGCTCATCACTGCTTAGAAATAACAGTGAACTGCAGTCCTGTCATTGACCACTGTATCATTCGTAGTACCTGCACAG TTGGTTCTGCTGTCTGTGTCAGTGGCCAAGGAGCCTGTCCAACCATCAAACACTGTAACATCAGTGACTGTGAAAACGTAGGGCTATATATTACAGATCATGCGCAG gGGATATACGAAGACAACGAAATCTCCAACAATGCGCTTGCTGGTATTTGGGTTAAAAATCATGGCAACCCTATAATTAGAAGGAATCACATACATCACGGACGAGATGTTGGTGTATTCACATTTGACCACGGCATG GGTTATTTTGAAAGCTGCAACATACACAGAAATAGAATAGCAGGCTTTGAAGTGAAAGCCTATGCCAATCCCACAGTGGTAAGATGCGAAATTCACCACGGACAGACGGGAGGCATCTATGTCCATGAAAAAGGAAGAGGCCAGTTCTTGGAGAACAAAATCTATGCAAACAATTTTGCAGGTGTTTGGATTACCTCAAATAGTGACCCGACCATAAG GGGAAATGCAATTTTTAATGGAAATCAAGGTGGAGTGTACATATTTGGTGATGGAAGAGGCCTTATAGAAGAAAATGACATttatg GTAATGCTTTAGCAGGCATACAAATACGTACAAACAGCTGCCCTATTGTGAGACACAACAAAATTCATGATGGTCAGCATGGTGGAATCTATGTG CATGAAAAAGGACAGGGTGTAATTGAGGAAAATGAAGTGTACAGTAATactttggctggtgtttgggtgACAACAGGGAGCACTCCAGTGTTACGGAGGAACCGAATACACAGTGGGAAGCAA GTTGGTGTTTACTTCTACGACAATGGCCATGGAATACTAGAAGATAATGACATCTATAACCATATGTATTCTGGGGTTCAAATACG AACTGGAAGCAACCCCAAGATTCGACGGAATAAAATCTGGGGAGGGCAGAATGGTGGAATACTTGTTTATAATTCTG GCCTTGGATATATAGAAGACAATGAAATATTTGACAATGCAATGGCAGGAGTATGGATCAAAACAGACAGCAACCCTACGCTACGAAGAAACAAAATTCACGATGGGAGAGATGGCGGAATCTGTATATTTAATGGAGGCAGAG GAGTGCTTGAAGAGAATGACATCTTCAGAAATGCTCAAGCAGGTGTGCTCATCAGCACGAACAGTCACCCGATTTTGAGAAAAAACAGGATATTTGATGGATTTGCAGCAG GTATTGAAATTACAAATCACGCTACTGCAACCCTGGAAGGCAATCAGATCTTCAACAACCGCTTTGGAGGATTATTTCTAGCATCTGGTGTCAATGTTACTAtgaaag ataataaaataatgaacaatCAAGATGCCATAGAAAAAGCAGTCAATAGAGGCCAATGCCTATATAAGATATCAAGTTATACCAGTTATCCAATGCATGACTTCTACAG ATGTCACACCTGCAATACCACAGACCGTAACGCCATATGTGTGAACTGCATTAAGAAGTGTCACCAAGGACATGACGTAGAATTTATTAGACATGATAG GTTTTTCTGTGACTGTGGTGCTGGAACATTGTCTAATCCTTGTACATTAGCTGGAGAAcccacacatgacacagacactctATATGACTCTGCTCCACCTATAGAATCTAATACTTTGCAACACAACTGA
- the FBXO11 gene encoding F-box only protein 11 isoform X3: protein MVAEESGPGAQNSPYQLRRKTLVPKRTACPTKSSMEGASTSTTENFGHRAKRARVSGKSQDLPAAPAEQYLQEKLPDEVVLKIFSYLLEQDLCRAACVCKRFSELANDPILWKRLYMEVFEYTRPMMHPEPGKFFQINPEEYEHPNPWKESFQQLYKGAHVKPGFAEHFYSNPTRYKGRENMLYYDTIEDALGGVQEAHFDGLIFVHSGIYTDEWIYIESPITMIGAAPGKVADKVIIENTRDSTFVFMEGSEDAYVGYMTIRFNPDDKSAQHHNAHHCLEITVNCSPVIDHCIIRSTCTVGSAVCVSGQGACPTIKHCNISDCENVGLYITDHAQGIYEDNEISNNALAGIWVKNHGNPIIRRNHIHHGRDVGVFTFDHGMGYFESCNIHRNRIAGFEVKAYANPTVVRCEIHHGQTGGIYVHEKGRGQFLENKIYANNFAGVWITSNSDPTIRGNAIFNGNQGGVYIFGDGRGLIEENDIYGNALAGIQIRTNSCPIVRHNKIHDGQHGGIYVHEKGQGVIEENEVYSNTLAGVWVTTGSTPVLRRNRIHSGKQVGVYFYDNGHGILEDNDIYNHMYSGVQIRTGSNPKIRRNKIWGGQNGGILVYNSGLGYIEDNEIFDNAMAGVWIKTDSNPTLRRNKIHDGRDGGICIFNGGRGVLEENDIFRNAQAGVLISTNSHPILRKNRIFDGFAAGIEITNHATATLEGNQIFNNRFGGLFLASGVNVTMKDNKIMNNQDAIEKAVNRGQCLYKISSYTSYPMHDFYRCHTCNTTDRNAICVNCIKKCHQGHDVEFIRHDRFFCDCGAGTLSNPCTLAGEPTHDTDTLYDSAPPIESNTLQHN, encoded by the exons GGTGCTTCCACCTCAACAACTGAAAACTTTGGCCATAGAGCAAAACGTGCCAGAGTGTCTGGGAAATCCCAGGATCTGCCTG caGCCCCTGCAGAGCAATATCTTCAAGAAAAACTACCAGATGAGGTGGTTCTGAAGATCTTTTCTTACCTGCTGGAGCAGGATCTTTGTAGAGCAGCTTGTGTGTGCAAGCGTTTCAGCGAACTTGCAAATGATCCGATTTTGTG GAAACGATTGTATATGGAAGTATTTGAATATACACGTCCAATGATGCATCCTGAACCTGGGAAATTTTTTCAAATTAACCCTGAAGAATATGAGCATCCAAACCCTTGGAAAGAAAGCTTTCAGCAATTG TATAAAGGTGCACATGTTAAACCAGGATTTGCAGAACATTTTTACAGTAACCCTACAAGATACAAAGGGAGAGAAAATATGTTG TACTATGATACAATTGAAGATGCTTTGGGTGGCGTTCAGGAAGCTCATTTTGATGGACTCATTTTCGTCCATTCTGGAATCTACACGGATGAATGGATTTACATAGAGTCTCCTATAACGATGATTGGTGCAG cACCAGGAAAAGTTGCAGACAAGGTCATAATAGAAAACACTAGAGACTCAACGTTTGTATTTATGGAGGGGTCAGAAGATGCCTATGTTGGTTACATGACAATTAGG tttAACCCTGATGATAAATCAGCCCAGCACCATAACGCTCATCACTGCTTAGAAATAACAGTGAACTGCAGTCCTGTCATTGACCACTGTATCATTCGTAGTACCTGCACAG TTGGTTCTGCTGTCTGTGTCAGTGGCCAAGGAGCCTGTCCAACCATCAAACACTGTAACATCAGTGACTGTGAAAACGTAGGGCTATATATTACAGATCATGCGCAG gGGATATACGAAGACAACGAAATCTCCAACAATGCGCTTGCTGGTATTTGGGTTAAAAATCATGGCAACCCTATAATTAGAAGGAATCACATACATCACGGACGAGATGTTGGTGTATTCACATTTGACCACGGCATG GGTTATTTTGAAAGCTGCAACATACACAGAAATAGAATAGCAGGCTTTGAAGTGAAAGCCTATGCCAATCCCACAGTGGTAAGATGCGAAATTCACCACGGACAGACGGGAGGCATCTATGTCCATGAAAAAGGAAGAGGCCAGTTCTTGGAGAACAAAATCTATGCAAACAATTTTGCAGGTGTTTGGATTACCTCAAATAGTGACCCGACCATAAG GGGAAATGCAATTTTTAATGGAAATCAAGGTGGAGTGTACATATTTGGTGATGGAAGAGGCCTTATAGAAGAAAATGACATttatg GTAATGCTTTAGCAGGCATACAAATACGTACAAACAGCTGCCCTATTGTGAGACACAACAAAATTCATGATGGTCAGCATGGTGGAATCTATGTG CATGAAAAAGGACAGGGTGTAATTGAGGAAAATGAAGTGTACAGTAATactttggctggtgtttgggtgACAACAGGGAGCACTCCAGTGTTACGGAGGAACCGAATACACAGTGGGAAGCAA GTTGGTGTTTACTTCTACGACAATGGCCATGGAATACTAGAAGATAATGACATCTATAACCATATGTATTCTGGGGTTCAAATACG AACTGGAAGCAACCCCAAGATTCGACGGAATAAAATCTGGGGAGGGCAGAATGGTGGAATACTTGTTTATAATTCTG GCCTTGGATATATAGAAGACAATGAAATATTTGACAATGCAATGGCAGGAGTATGGATCAAAACAGACAGCAACCCTACGCTACGAAGAAACAAAATTCACGATGGGAGAGATGGCGGAATCTGTATATTTAATGGAGGCAGAG GAGTGCTTGAAGAGAATGACATCTTCAGAAATGCTCAAGCAGGTGTGCTCATCAGCACGAACAGTCACCCGATTTTGAGAAAAAACAGGATATTTGATGGATTTGCAGCAG GTATTGAAATTACAAATCACGCTACTGCAACCCTGGAAGGCAATCAGATCTTCAACAACCGCTTTGGAGGATTATTTCTAGCATCTGGTGTCAATGTTACTAtgaaag ataataaaataatgaacaatCAAGATGCCATAGAAAAAGCAGTCAATAGAGGCCAATGCCTATATAAGATATCAAGTTATACCAGTTATCCAATGCATGACTTCTACAG ATGTCACACCTGCAATACCACAGACCGTAACGCCATATGTGTGAACTGCATTAAGAAGTGTCACCAAGGACATGACGTAGAATTTATTAGACATGATAG GTTTTTCTGTGACTGTGGTGCTGGAACATTGTCTAATCCTTGTACATTAGCTGGAGAAcccacacatgacacagacactctATATGACTCTGCTCCACCTATAGAATCTAATACTTTGCAACACAACTGA
- the FBXO11 gene encoding F-box only protein 11 isoform X2 — protein MNSVRAANRRPRRVSRPRPVQPERNNAGERDEVPADMVAEESGPGAQNSPYQLRRKTLVPKRTACPTKSSMEGASTSTTENFGHRAKRARVSGKSQDLPAPAEQYLQEKLPDEVVLKIFSYLLEQDLCRAACVCKRFSELANDPILWKRLYMEVFEYTRPMMHPEPGKFFQINPEEYEHPNPWKESFQQLYKGAHVKPGFAEHFYSNPTRYKGRENMLYYDTIEDALGGVQEAHFDGLIFVHSGIYTDEWIYIESPITMIGAAPGKVADKVIIENTRDSTFVFMEGSEDAYVGYMTIRFNPDDKSAQHHNAHHCLEITVNCSPVIDHCIIRSTCTVGSAVCVSGQGACPTIKHCNISDCENVGLYITDHAQGIYEDNEISNNALAGIWVKNHGNPIIRRNHIHHGRDVGVFTFDHGMGYFESCNIHRNRIAGFEVKAYANPTVVRCEIHHGQTGGIYVHEKGRGQFLENKIYANNFAGVWITSNSDPTIRGNAIFNGNQGGVYIFGDGRGLIEENDIYGNALAGIQIRTNSCPIVRHNKIHDGQHGGIYVHEKGQGVIEENEVYSNTLAGVWVTTGSTPVLRRNRIHSGKQVGVYFYDNGHGILEDNDIYNHMYSGVQIRTGSNPKIRRNKIWGGQNGGILVYNSGLGYIEDNEIFDNAMAGVWIKTDSNPTLRRNKIHDGRDGGICIFNGGRGVLEENDIFRNAQAGVLISTNSHPILRKNRIFDGFAAGIEITNHATATLEGNQIFNNRFGGLFLASGVNVTMKDNKIMNNQDAIEKAVNRGQCLYKISSYTSYPMHDFYRCHTCNTTDRNAICVNCIKKCHQGHDVEFIRHDRFFCDCGAGTLSNPCTLAGEPTHDTDTLYDSAPPIESNTLQHN, from the exons GGTGCTTCCACCTCAACAACTGAAAACTTTGGCCATAGAGCAAAACGTGCCAGAGTGTCTGGGAAATCCCAGGATCTGCCTG CCCCTGCAGAGCAATATCTTCAAGAAAAACTACCAGATGAGGTGGTTCTGAAGATCTTTTCTTACCTGCTGGAGCAGGATCTTTGTAGAGCAGCTTGTGTGTGCAAGCGTTTCAGCGAACTTGCAAATGATCCGATTTTGTG GAAACGATTGTATATGGAAGTATTTGAATATACACGTCCAATGATGCATCCTGAACCTGGGAAATTTTTTCAAATTAACCCTGAAGAATATGAGCATCCAAACCCTTGGAAAGAAAGCTTTCAGCAATTG TATAAAGGTGCACATGTTAAACCAGGATTTGCAGAACATTTTTACAGTAACCCTACAAGATACAAAGGGAGAGAAAATATGTTG TACTATGATACAATTGAAGATGCTTTGGGTGGCGTTCAGGAAGCTCATTTTGATGGACTCATTTTCGTCCATTCTGGAATCTACACGGATGAATGGATTTACATAGAGTCTCCTATAACGATGATTGGTGCAG cACCAGGAAAAGTTGCAGACAAGGTCATAATAGAAAACACTAGAGACTCAACGTTTGTATTTATGGAGGGGTCAGAAGATGCCTATGTTGGTTACATGACAATTAGG tttAACCCTGATGATAAATCAGCCCAGCACCATAACGCTCATCACTGCTTAGAAATAACAGTGAACTGCAGTCCTGTCATTGACCACTGTATCATTCGTAGTACCTGCACAG TTGGTTCTGCTGTCTGTGTCAGTGGCCAAGGAGCCTGTCCAACCATCAAACACTGTAACATCAGTGACTGTGAAAACGTAGGGCTATATATTACAGATCATGCGCAG gGGATATACGAAGACAACGAAATCTCCAACAATGCGCTTGCTGGTATTTGGGTTAAAAATCATGGCAACCCTATAATTAGAAGGAATCACATACATCACGGACGAGATGTTGGTGTATTCACATTTGACCACGGCATG GGTTATTTTGAAAGCTGCAACATACACAGAAATAGAATAGCAGGCTTTGAAGTGAAAGCCTATGCCAATCCCACAGTGGTAAGATGCGAAATTCACCACGGACAGACGGGAGGCATCTATGTCCATGAAAAAGGAAGAGGCCAGTTCTTGGAGAACAAAATCTATGCAAACAATTTTGCAGGTGTTTGGATTACCTCAAATAGTGACCCGACCATAAG GGGAAATGCAATTTTTAATGGAAATCAAGGTGGAGTGTACATATTTGGTGATGGAAGAGGCCTTATAGAAGAAAATGACATttatg GTAATGCTTTAGCAGGCATACAAATACGTACAAACAGCTGCCCTATTGTGAGACACAACAAAATTCATGATGGTCAGCATGGTGGAATCTATGTG CATGAAAAAGGACAGGGTGTAATTGAGGAAAATGAAGTGTACAGTAATactttggctggtgtttgggtgACAACAGGGAGCACTCCAGTGTTACGGAGGAACCGAATACACAGTGGGAAGCAA GTTGGTGTTTACTTCTACGACAATGGCCATGGAATACTAGAAGATAATGACATCTATAACCATATGTATTCTGGGGTTCAAATACG AACTGGAAGCAACCCCAAGATTCGACGGAATAAAATCTGGGGAGGGCAGAATGGTGGAATACTTGTTTATAATTCTG GCCTTGGATATATAGAAGACAATGAAATATTTGACAATGCAATGGCAGGAGTATGGATCAAAACAGACAGCAACCCTACGCTACGAAGAAACAAAATTCACGATGGGAGAGATGGCGGAATCTGTATATTTAATGGAGGCAGAG GAGTGCTTGAAGAGAATGACATCTTCAGAAATGCTCAAGCAGGTGTGCTCATCAGCACGAACAGTCACCCGATTTTGAGAAAAAACAGGATATTTGATGGATTTGCAGCAG GTATTGAAATTACAAATCACGCTACTGCAACCCTGGAAGGCAATCAGATCTTCAACAACCGCTTTGGAGGATTATTTCTAGCATCTGGTGTCAATGTTACTAtgaaag ataataaaataatgaacaatCAAGATGCCATAGAAAAAGCAGTCAATAGAGGCCAATGCCTATATAAGATATCAAGTTATACCAGTTATCCAATGCATGACTTCTACAG ATGTCACACCTGCAATACCACAGACCGTAACGCCATATGTGTGAACTGCATTAAGAAGTGTCACCAAGGACATGACGTAGAATTTATTAGACATGATAG GTTTTTCTGTGACTGTGGTGCTGGAACATTGTCTAATCCTTGTACATTAGCTGGAGAAcccacacatgacacagacactctATATGACTCTGCTCCACCTATAGAATCTAATACTTTGCAACACAACTGA